The DNA segment TGTAACTTGAAGACATTAGAAAGTTATTGTTGTTGATGGATATGGATACACAATGCATTTTGTTCCATTTGAAGTATAAAATGGCGGCGTAAGTTGgaacaaaaattcaaaaaactaAGCGACGAAGGCCTGCTAGTTTCACGAATTGCTCGAATTGAGAATAATACTACTAATGAAAAAATACAGAACAAAACTAAACACCGCTCGTCAAAGTCGTAACCACTtccaatattaaaataaaatgtaaaacTATACCATTTTTGGAGGAAAATGTCAAAATATAAAGATAGAGCATTGATCACATGCTATTGTTGCAAATTGGGGGAAAACCATTTATACCAAAATTAACACCCGTAGAATTCGTCTGAGATTTAACAACTCTTCATCAGTGATGTATCAAATCTTCAAACATAGTTCAGCCGAAATATCGCATAGAATTACACCAAAAAGCTTATTTATGGAATAACCAGACTAAGGCAAGTCTCCAATTGTTACTTTAACCATTCcatgacaaataaattaaatagcaGACAACTGTTTAAAGCAACAATCACTAGCAAAACTTCCgctacaaaaaaatatttcacttgatcattaaaaaatttaaataaagctATCACAAGAAACAGATCATTACCACTTAAGCAGCTTCCTTCACAATCTCCTCGTCTACCACATCATTTGTCGTAGCTATCGTATCCTCTCCCTCGGCCGTCTCGCTTGGAGGCTGGACCTGTTCATCCTCTGGCAGTGGCTCCTCCACATAATCATTATCAAAAGCATCCTGCGGCACATCATAAATTCGCACTTGAGGCTTAGATGGATCCTTAACCAGCACATACTTGCCCTCCTTCAACTTCATACACAAGTCTACAATACTCTTCACAATACCCCACATATTCGATGTATTCAAGTTAATCTGTGCCCCAAAATCCCGAGGTTTGTACCCTACCACCGCCAATATCACATGGTTAAAGTGATCCCTAGGGTGAACCCTCGACACATACCCAAGTTTCATCATATCAGCACCAGCCAACAGAGCCTGTGCAGTCCATTTTGCCATCTTATTTGCATTATTCTTCAACTCAGTAGCCAACACTGCACCTCTCTGTGTCTCCAGCTTCTGCCTCCAGTCCACACCTGAATACTTGGGATCAAACTCATTCAAAGCATTAAGGGTCAAAAACGACCTCTGATTATTCGTATCCACCACACTATGCACTTCACACCTGGACACAAGATACATGTCATCATCCAATTTCCACCTCCTGTACCTATAGGCAACTGATGCCACATCTTCCCCTTCATTGGCAAATGGATTTGGCTCCTCAAAAGTCACCTTATTCTCGTTCCTGATCAAAACCTGCTGCGAAAAATTCTGGTTAATATAGGCAGCCTCCACACTCAATGACTGCATCGAATTAATGTCCTCCTTTACATCAGGCAAGGATTCCTGGGATGTCTCGTGCACAGAAAGCAAATCCAGCTGAGACCCATCACGCTTATCGAAGAACAACTTGTTCCCAACACGTTGAATCACAATATCCCACGAGTAAACTGACCTGGTGGCACACATGAGAGTCGACAAAATAGTATCAGTCGCAAAAACCGTTGCTTTGTCCTCATTAGCCAGCCTGCGAATTACAGGATCATCCGTAGTAGTAACTCTGAAGAAATTCCTGCTCTTGAAGCGCTCCAATGCACGACAGTTCTTTGGGGTAATCCGATCATAAGACCTATCGTAAAATTCAAGCCCGCCGCAAATCAACAAGTCCTCAGGTTCGGGTACCGAAAAGGAGAGCTTCGAAAAAGTCGAGAACGGGATTTGGTCGAGCATATTCCATTCGGGCTGAATATCCACCGAGGATTTGAAAGCGGAAGACTCGCGACGCTGCGGCATCTGCGAGCGATTGAGGTTGTACCACTTGTCGCGGCGCCCCCTCTCCTTTTCGGCGTCGCGTTTACGAGTTTCAGCTTCCTCATCCCGGCGCTGGGGGAGCTGAGAGCGGTTGTTGTGATGGGGATTGAACCTCCAACGAGGGTTGAACTTAGGCCGATTAGGGTTGTGGTGATGCGACTTGGCGGAAGTGTCGACGAGACGGAAGGATGAGTCCTCATCGGCGGCGAGTGTGGCAAAGGAGTCATCGCCGGAGAAATCGAAGGCAGATTCAGAGATGTGCTGGCCTTGCTTGGATCCAGGTCGAgcattatatgatatattccGGGTCCAATCAGCTATCCGTCCAAGCTTATCGGAGCGGGAGAACGGGGCAAAAGGCACGTTTGAGGGCTGGTTAGGGACCGTTATCGCGGCGGCGGAGGGATCTGGCGGACCCCAACCGTCCGAATTGACTGGCACCGAACCAAGTTCGAATCCGACCATAGTTCAGTAATTTCGTTGGAGTTGATAGCAACGAAGAACTGTAACTGTAAATTATTTGAGCCGTCGCTTTGGTTGAAACCCTAGCCGCCGTCTTGGGTAGATGGAATGCTTATGAAACCTCAAAGATTAATGAACCTTGGGCCTGAGGCTAACGATAAAACCCATTATAATAAGGGGATTTATTCATTGGGCCGTTCTAATTACTCtaaattaagttattttaattttaattttaattttaaaatataaataaaaccaGTATTCTAAAAAGCTTGGTTAAACTTTGATTAATTTCGTTTAAACTTGAAACTTTCCCAAACGTTTCGCTTCGGCCAAAAGCGGTAAAAAAACGGTCAGATATAGATTGACCATGTCAAGTGTCATTAAATACGTTTAAACTTGATTTTTCTAAAAACTAAAATTGATAAATAAGACGAAAAATGATCATAAATTAGCGATTTTATTAGTAAGTGATTGTTAGAAATAttataaatgtacaatattgaATGGTTAAGTGTAGCGAtgatgtgaaattgtgaatgcaGTACATATTGAGGGATTTTACGGCTAATGTTTTAAAGTAGACCAATTAAATTAGTTTATGTTCGATGTCACGAGATATGAAATAAATGATGAAATAAATTGAACTAGaatctcaaaaaaataaaaaataatgcattacacttgaatttattaaaaattaatgcaTTACACTTGAATTTATTATATTCATTCATATTTAATCTGTTAATTTGTTCGAGATgaccaaaattataatttaaattaaaaacatttttttacgCTTAAACTCGTAGTAATCGCgcttaattttaaaaatcttaaaACTTGACTCTCACGTTTCGACACGCTTCACACTTTTTAGAACCTTGAATAAAacattttaatgatttttttaattatattttttacgtTCGATAGACACGGGATTAAATTAAGAGTGAATTGTCCTAAAATCCCTAATACTCTTCTTAACTTTATTATAACTTCCTAGCCAAAAGATTCTTTACTAtaactccctaggaccaccaaacttgaatattttaatgtttaattcttgtactggatTTATGCTAATCTATGCTTGAAATCTATAGGTTTTATGCTTAAAATTTAAAGGTTTTATGCTTAAATCTGGAGATTTTTTGCTCATTTACAGTATAAAGAATTATCCgcaaaatggtatcaaagctttaggttaattattcagacgtaatattattcgttaattcatgtttttctttgttgaggagaagatttctacaaaagatgacttcaaacgaaggtttgaatcaagaggattttatccatatgaaatcctataaacaagttaatctattcacaatagattactcaCAAtaggttgtgattaatgctcttaattttgaagagataaagaaaaatgatttataactctcaatttttagagattaccccagattcctctaaactctccggagatcttagagaaattcaaaagacggtacaatattacagcaatcagctgtatgaaatacctcggcaaattgatgaaatccttaagaaacaagaagaaattcttggaactctaaaggatcttcaaaataaaatcataaatctaaaacacacttcgggttctagaaaagaaaatacaggaggaaggttaccactctcatttggtaccgaacctttgttacaacagaaaggtaaaaccaaaatggttcaaaaacctttaaccagtgatgaaatgatgattaatcttataaaagcagtatcagagaaaaacactatctgatgactactttagaaagattaaatctcgaggatctacaagatcttgcggattcatTTGCGAATCtaaaagtagtagatctaaaaatgaatttccctgagggtgaacaacccatagggaatcccccaagatatgtggttaaaacagaagaaccgcATAGTGAtttccaggttggagaaaatttacatccagcaggaaccagatcaagaaggagtaaaatcccactccatcaaactccttacggaaaaactgttttagatccaatacatcattacggggttatgttaaaccttgatgttttggacttcaaaaacagagaagatcttatagatgatgtcctggacgtcagctatgagaattgcagcagggacattagatctcaataaagaaggattcattaaacttctagaaatgagtctaatgggatctgttaagatcgcatggAAGATGACTATGCTAGAAACTaagaatcaatcttagcaggagaatccctcagcgagattggagaaagaatggccaccctatttaaagcacaatttatAGGGATAgattattttaataatcaagatacagagaaaaagagaagatatactcaagctctttatagcctcgagttacatgatatctgtttagttgatgaatacattatgttattcactaaatacagatggaatttgggatttgaggaaaatatagctattcagctatttttcgcaaaaatgtcaagtccctggagagaaatgttgatcaaagaatatgttccaggtaatcttgatacattggcaagacgtgcctcctttttgaaaggaaaattagcagaatggtgacatatgacagcattacagaagaactacaagaaaataaggggtatagataagcgtacacctttgtgttgtagagaaaataatcttccaacgatcattgaaaACAGATCATAGGGATTTAAAAAGAATAAATTCAAAagtaatccctataataaaagaatgaaaagttcttggaaaccaagaacattttggtccaaacaaaaggccaaaTCCTATAGAtcgggtagaagaagtggacctacaagaacatctccAACAACAGGCttatcacaaagcaggggaagaacaccatcaagaagaactttcagaagaactcatacaagagcaagtgaaagtttcaaggattgcaactgctggacatgtggagcaagagaacatatatctacaaattgtccagaaaacgagaaaaaaaggagttaaactctttgaagcaacaccagatatggatgatgcggtcttctttcaagatctagtccaagtatatcaatttgaggatatcccctcagatgaaagcatatacgaagaagagatattgtttagtcgaaaagtttctgaggatgaatcagaatcagaatcagagtaaagaggaagtgtttcggcatgaaacacatgaaagtttggttgggttctttagtcaaaccacgatatctcataatatggtccaaaggattatgagagaaaatccaacattacaaaagtaccaaggattttcggcaggacaagttgaaagagccttaggaaacctagggctaagacaaagaagacataattttatttataaggtatccaaaagggaaatggcgatccctatggaattaatcagtaatcaaattgagatgcagttaattccctttGAGGAAATTTGAgaggaattacagaaattaaaagcagaagtagcaaagacaatgtcttggattcatattagagcaatccagattatgatcaaagctacttttaaagagggaatagattcacccatagaatcgtagtatgcgataaaaaaaatggggaatatacaagatgcggttctaggaactatctcgggaaatttgtgtgcaggaaaaattgtgggagttatttatccaagaatatcctacaatttagctgatagagattttagtcgagccttgacgttgcatcaaaatttcaaggaaaaaagactaatgaaggaaggtaataggccatattctattacgtatcaaatttcatatgctctttctaatactcaccattctgaattatttattagaaatgagttcattgaaatttcagagatctttgggaaagttgttcaagcaatatacccggaaagaatcgagtttcctttaattcagaaaacagacattcaaattcaagacagaccagttctatacagagaccttaaaatagaaccccgaaggttatctttccaaggagacagaatgacaagaaagagatgggacaaatctcctattcaagaaattccaccagaagaaaaagagttttctataataggaaaacttagatctccagaaggatggaaagaagtgaaaatagtattcgaaattacaagtcatcggaaccagttcccttgtaactcgatttactatttggaacaacaggaaaaaggaacttaccaaggagtgatgaatattggagaattggaagttcaaatctggggaattccaggaaaagaaatggatcagctcattcttggtctagaatttctggaggaccataaaccatggaaatgcATTGAAaagggaatagagttcatggcaaaaaaaaagacttggaggattcaataagaattctacgaaatggaaaaccaaaAGAATTGGATAAgagacaatcccttaatcagattcgaaaactctgttcacaaacagaAGAAGAAGCAACTgctgaaattagtaagtcatgaacatgatttactagaacgcattgaagaagtagaaatgtgtaaccatactctaccttctgaggccttagaaaaactaaaggtaaatagtcttaatcggattacagaattacaacacagtctgttaaaaatggcggggctatttagtaatccctttaaaaaatgacaacaagtcctttctccatatacattccgatagggatgttgtatgaacaatataaggctgaatactttgcagcttatattgactcgggagcagaaatttgtacagcaaaaagaggagtcttccctgaagaatgtgaagaaaaattgccaaaaattgctggacgagatttctctcaaagaattttaattctttgcaaaggaataaaacaagcagagatccttattggaggtgcaggtcaaacaccttggtacaaggtaaaaacaccaccaatctatttccatgatacaggagctgatatcctgttaggaaataacttcttacaaatgtttaagaagtacacacaagacaatgagtcaagaaaacttatgttcactacaatttgtgatcataaaataatagttcaaagactcaaggttgctttttatcgacaattgccgataatatttcgcagtcagcgtggtgataaaggacaaagatccaagaaggtttggagaaaccatgttgaaaataacaacagaacaagaactcctaacagaggatatggagcttctcaaggtaactctaaatcacagagatatagagttagaaaataaggtatcccttgaagatgtcaaaaagagactcaaagaaagttacaacgagcaacctttggcatggtgggatagaaatcaactcaaagcagTCTTaatctaaaggaaggcaaagagtatgaattcgtgagatataagcctatcccgatgaacataacagatcaaaaggatatgagaatgattatcaaggaacatttggaccttggtttaatcaaagaaggagtttcaccatatagcagcccaggttttctggttagaaatcatggtgaaataaaaagagggaaacccaggctagttattaactaccaaggtattaataaaatcctggagtttgatgggtacttcataccaagtagagaacacctaattagctgtgtacgaaatgctagagtgttctcaaaatttgattgtaagtctggattttaccagattcgaatggaagaaggcagtaaaaaattcacagccttctccactccacaaggacactatatttgggaagttatgcctatgggattgactaatgcaccccagatatttcaaagaaagatggataacctttttaaagattatttcaactttatgtttgtttatattgatgatattctgatagcatcaaaaaacatagacgaacacgttaaacacttagagattttctctaaaatttgtaaacaagaaggactggtcttatctgaaaagaaagcagtcatagcaacaaggaaaattgaattccttggtattgagattgatgaaactggaataattctgcaACCctatattgtggaaaaggtaaagaatttttcagataaactcaaaaacgtaaaacaactccagagtttttttggagtagttaattttgcagggatgttcattaacaacctaacaatgttcagtcctttgttaaaaaaggatgctaggtttatatggaccgatgaccatattaaaggggtaaaccaattaaaagagatatgtaagaatctcccaaaaatggttaTACccttagatgaagatgatctggtattatttacggatgtcagtgacgattggtgggcagcagtccttaccaagatcactccagatggggaaataccatgcagatactgtagcggtcttttttcagaatcagaggccatcagatggcatatcaacgaaaagaaattttatgcagttaaaagggcttttgaaaaatggccattatttttacttgctaaaaaattcactctgaaggttgataacaccccggtaaaagctttcctaaaaaataaaattgaatctaaacctgagaaagctaggttattaagatggcaagtattatgtcaaaattatatttttgatattgttattattaaatctcatgaaaatattcttgcagatttcttaacaagagatggaaggcagtgacatggattccatcatgaaaatgcagaggcatctcagggaacaccttgggttgcttcaaaccgagttcaaccagttagccattaat comes from the Henckelia pumila isolate YLH828 chromosome 1, ASM3356847v2, whole genome shotgun sequence genome and includes:
- the LOC140880574 gene encoding eukaryotic translation initiation factor 3 subunit D-like, translating into MVGFELGSVPVNSDGWGPPDPSAAAITVPNQPSNVPFAPFSRSDKLGRIADWTRNISYNARPGSKQGQHISESAFDFSGDDSFATLAADEDSSFRLVDTSAKSHHHNPNRPKFNPRWRFNPHHNNRSQLPQRRDEEAETRKRDAEKERGRRDKWYNLNRSQMPQRRESSAFKSSVDIQPEWNMLDQIPFSTFSKLSFSVPEPEDLLICGGLEFYDRSYDRITPKNCRALERFKSRNFFRVTTTDDPVIRRLANEDKATVFATDTILSTLMCATRSVYSWDIVIQRVGNKLFFDKRDGSQLDLLSVHETSQESLPDVKEDINSMQSLSVEAAYINQNFSQQVLIRNENKVTFEEPNPFANEGEDVASVAYRYRRWKLDDDMYLVSRCEVHSVVDTNNQRSFLTLNALNEFDPKYSGVDWRQKLETQRGAVLATELKNNANKMAKWTAQALLAGADMMKLGYVSRVHPRDHFNHVILAVVGYKPRDFGAQINLNTSNMWGIVKSIVDLCMKLKEGKYVLVKDPSKPQVRIYDVPQDAFDNDYVEEPLPEDEQVQPPSETAEGEDTIATTNDVVDEEIVKEAA